From the genome of Ralstonia pickettii, one region includes:
- a CDS encoding alpha/beta fold hydrolase, translating to MEWTVQGERAYAYTGGKPFNAELPCVVFVHGAQNDHSVWGLQTRWFAHHGFSVLVVDLPGHGRSGGAPLETVEAMADWVMALVHAAGVTQPVIVVGHSMGSLIALECASRYADRVRRIALVATAWPMKVSDALLDAALNNTAGAIEMVNTWSHSSLANKPSSPGPGFWMHGGSQRLMERVARGTEAPVFHTDFAACNAYARGAEAMASVKCPSLVIVGEKDQMTPAKAGRHVAAGLAGSRVVGLPGGHAIMGECPDGTLDALIAFARERDAVAA from the coding sequence ATGGAATGGACCGTACAGGGCGAGCGCGCCTACGCCTACACCGGCGGCAAGCCGTTCAACGCAGAACTGCCGTGCGTCGTATTTGTGCATGGCGCGCAGAACGATCATTCCGTCTGGGGCCTGCAGACGCGCTGGTTTGCGCACCACGGTTTCAGTGTTCTGGTGGTGGACCTGCCGGGGCACGGCCGCAGCGGCGGGGCACCGCTTGAAACCGTGGAAGCCATGGCTGACTGGGTAATGGCGCTGGTGCACGCGGCCGGCGTCACGCAGCCGGTGATCGTGGTCGGCCACAGCATGGGCTCGTTGATCGCGCTCGAGTGCGCGTCACGGTACGCAGATCGCGTACGCCGCATCGCACTGGTGGCAACGGCTTGGCCGATGAAGGTGTCGGATGCGTTGCTGGATGCCGCGCTCAACAACACGGCGGGCGCCATTGAAATGGTGAATACGTGGTCGCATTCGAGCCTCGCCAACAAGCCCTCGTCGCCCGGGCCGGGCTTCTGGATGCATGGCGGCAGTCAGCGGCTGATGGAACGGGTGGCGCGCGGTACCGAGGCGCCCGTGTTTCACACGGATTTCGCGGCCTGCAACGCCTATGCACGCGGCGCCGAAGCGATGGCGTCCGTGAAGTGCCCATCACTCGTGATCGTGGGCGAAAAAGACCAGATGACGCCAGCGAAAGCTGGACGTCACGTGGCAGCCGGATTGGCCGGCAGCCGCGTCGTGGGGCTGCCGGGCGGGCACGCGATCATGGGAGAATGCCCTGACGGCACACTCGACGCGCTGATCGCCTTTGCGCGTGAACGAGACGCAGTCGCCGCATAA
- a CDS encoding Mpo1-like protein, whose amino-acid sequence MATTDSHSFGSFAEFYPYYLSEHQDRTCRRLHFAGSTVALVCLILLVFTGNLWWLLGAAVSGYAFAWVGHFGFEKNRPATFRHPFYSLMGDWVMYRDIWTGKIPF is encoded by the coding sequence ATGGCCACCACCGACAGCCATAGCTTCGGCAGCTTCGCCGAGTTCTATCCGTACTACCTGAGCGAGCACCAGGATCGCACCTGCCGGCGCCTTCACTTTGCCGGCTCGACGGTGGCGCTGGTGTGCCTGATCCTCCTGGTGTTCACGGGCAACCTGTGGTGGTTGCTGGGGGCGGCCGTGAGCGGTTACGCGTTCGCGTGGGTCGGACACTTCGGGTTCGAGAAGAACCGGCCCGCCACCTTCCGCCACCCCTTCTACAGCTTGATGGGTGATTGGGTGATGTACCGCGACATCTGGACGGGCAAGATCCCGTTCTGA